A region from the Schistocerca serialis cubense isolate TAMUIC-IGC-003099 chromosome 1, iqSchSeri2.2, whole genome shotgun sequence genome encodes:
- the LOC126463375 gene encoding gamma-butyrobetaine dioxygenase-like has protein sequence MLRNLLVSASRSLVPMSRQSRLVATQAAAAVQQHPKPVATVDGDLVSLHLPSGEHHKLPTMWLRDNCQCPKCFNSQQMSRIIYWDELDTSVKPTDVQADEEKLAVKWSDGHRSEFTLEWLKDRSLLPEDQRKWLDTTYRLPKVAWNAENYNSILQRFKYSDVVNSKEHLRGWLEAMAVYGVAIVYDTPPTEESLLELGDKVMFPRRTHYGVQFHIRDKPNTTNVAYLKENLEMHTDLMYYEYKPGINMLHCLVQTEGAGGDNLLADAYYLSEKLKVTNPEAYKALSTVPVTWADIGEDGGKTFYSLYRAPVICNDMFGEFMRINYSQPQRSSHFNATLDQIVAWYKAYDVFTKELHSPKNQVRFKTRPGEILTFDNIRLIHAREGYDDKPGNERHIIGQFLDWDEVFSRLRVLRKEAGLIKY, from the exons ATGCTGCGTAACCTGTTGGTGAGCGCCTCACGCTCTCTGGTGCCCATGAGCAGGCAGAGCCGTCTGGTGGCTACTCAAGCTGCCGCAGCCGTTCAGCAG CACCCAAAACCCGTGGCGACTGTGGACGGTGATCTGGTGTCGCTACACCTGCCCTCTGGGGAGCACCACAAGCTCCCCACCATGTGGCTCAGAGACAACTGCCAGTGCCCCAAGTGCTTCAATAGCCAGCAGATGTCGCGCATCATCTACTGGGACGAGCTGGACACAAGCGTCAAGCCCACCGACGTACAG GCGGACGAAGAAAAGTTAGCTGTCAAGTGGTCGGACGGCCACAGGAGCGAGTTCACGCTGGAGTGGCTCAAAGACCGCAGCTTACTGCCGGAAGACCAGAGGAAGTGGCTCGACACGACCTACAGGCTCCCAAAGGTTGCCTGGAACGCCGAAAACTACAACTCCATCCTCCAGAGATTCAAGTACAGTGACGTTGTAAACAG CAAGGAACACCTTCGAGGTTGGCTTGAAGCTATGGCTGTATATGGTGTCGCTATAGTGTACGACACACCACCAACAGAAGAGTCATTGCTCGAATTGGGAGACAAAGTGATGTTCCCAAGAAGGACGCATTATGG CGTGCAGTTCCACATAAGGGACAAACCCAACACCACAAATGTGGCGTATCTTAAGGAGAACCTAGAGATGCACACCGACCTTATGTACTACGAGTACAAACCTGGG ATAAACATGCTGCACTGTCTGGTTCAGACAGAGGGAGCTGGAGGTGATAACCTATTGGCTGATGCTTATTACCTGAGCGAAAAGCTGAAAGTTACAAACCCAGAGGCTTACAAAGCTCTTAGCACGGTCCCTGTTACGTGGGCAGACATCGGAGAGGACGGAGGGAAAACGTTCTACAGCTTGTACAGGGCACCTGTCATTTG TAATGACATGTTTGGCGAGTTCATGAGGATAAATTACAGCCAGCCTCAGAGATCTTCACACTTCAATGCCACTCTTGACCAGATTGTTGCCTGGTATAAAGCGTACGACGTCTTCACCAAAGAGTTACACAGCCCAAAGAACCAAGTTCGCTTCAAGACCCGCCCAG GAGAGATCCTGACATTCGACAACATCCGGCTGATCCACGCCCGTGAAGGCTACGACGACAAACCGGGCAACGAGAGGCACATCATAGGCCAGTTCCTCGACTGGGACGAAGTCTTCTCTCGCCTCAGAGTTCTCCGCAAGGAAGCGGGTCTCATTAAATACTAG